The region CActtaaaaattatattgctCCTAAAAATCTACTATTGCCTGGAGAACTTATGAGTACCAGAGACTAAATGTTATGGAAAATAAGTACGCAtaattttcactttgctttGTGCCAGTGAGAGACAGGGAATGTTTGGATAGAGAGGAAAATTGGGATGGAAACAGTCTGCTCTGCCATTTGTCTGTTCTTTCACAccagcagaggagaggaaatattttggtGATTGGGAAATGCTGAGACAAGAACAGTGTCTGTGCCTCTTTTAAGATATGATATTTCAAGTGGATAGTGTTCATTCACCAccacttcccttttcttcattaaCATCTCTTTTTATTGTCTACTGTTTTAGAAAGAACCATTCAAGCGCTAAATTAAGGTGGAGATGAGGTTTCTCCTGTTCACAGCTCTCACAGTTACCCAAGCTATGACACTTCCAGCAGGTTTATTTCCCTGCAAGAATATATCACAGATTTTCTGTATCCAATCCTACCCCCAAGTTTCCCCATACTCAGGAGCAGCAATCACTTGTGTCTGAcactgtgtttgttttgcaggtGGTTGATGATGTTAGGAGTAAATATAAACCCAGATGAAGAGTGGCACAAGCAATGGAGGGACCAACCCCAGAGCCTGTGTATGTTGATGTGGACAAGGGACTGACATTAGCATGTTTtgtcttcctctgcctcttcttGATTGTGATGATTATTCGCTGTGCAAAAGTCATCATGGACCCTTACAGTGCCATCCCTACAT is a window of Phalacrocorax aristotelis chromosome 7, bGulAri2.1, whole genome shotgun sequence DNA encoding:
- the CTXND1 gene encoding cortexin domain-containing 1 protein; translation: MEGPTPEPVYVDVDKGLTLACFVFLCLFLIVMIIRCAKVIMDPYSAIPTSTWEEQHLDD